The Ictidomys tridecemlineatus isolate mIctTri1 chromosome 1, mIctTri1.hap1, whole genome shotgun sequence DNA window TTGGTGCCCCTCAAAGGATAGCATCAGAGTGAGGGGCTGACACTTGCTGACCAGAGCCAGGGCCTGCACAACGTACAGATCCCTGAAGAAACCATCTTCTCCAGCTCCCTCCTGCCCATGCTAAGagggagcaaaaaaaaaagaaagggaagcacTTATCTTCCTTCGTTCCTTGGCCACTTCTAGTGTCTTCTGGATCTCTTCCAGTGATGGGTCTTGCTGCCAGTGAAAATAGGCATTGAACTCGGGCATCCCATCAAAGGAAAGTGGCTTCAGGATGACTTTGAAGGACTAGCCCAAGGTGCATTTGTTCAGTTCAATGACTTCCATGTCCAAGATGACACACCAGTTCAGGTCCATTGTGTCTGCTGCATGATGAGAGCTAAGACTGCTTACCTGCTGAAGAATAGCTGGGCCCCCCTAAAACATGCACATGGACCAGGAGAGCTGAGTCCCTGTGACAAACCAGTGGCCATGGGCCTGGTTCTGTCCTGAGCACTGATACCTAAGGTCAGAGAGCTGATAGGGCCCAAGGTCCATAGACACAGTAAGGCCCCAGGCTCCTCAATTACGGCCCTGGGGACATGTGATATCTGACATCAGCCACAGCAACAGCACTTGCCTTGGCTTCTGCCTCTACCACCAGCCTCCTTTGAGGATTAGCTCTTTCACCCATTGTCCTTGCTGGTGTCAGACAGTGATGCATCTTACCCACTGCCCACCCAGGCCCCTCCTCGTCCTGCTACCCAGACTGTGTGGCCTGTGGACACTGACTGCTCCTACCCtgttctcttctttctgtccatTCAGCACTGTCTTTCATCTGGATTTGACCTTTCCTCCTACACGGTTTCCCACACAAGCCTAAACAGAAAAGACAATCCCAGGTCATCCAAACCCACCGTCACCTACTGCCAGGCCAACCACACC harbors:
- the LOC101962471 gene encoding stathmin-4-like yields the protein MTLSAYKEKMEELPLVSLFFSCFLADLLNKSSYIYKGLCGKPCRRKGQIQMKDSAEWTERREQADTMDLNWCVILDMEVIELNKCTLG